The genomic stretch GGTGACTCTGCTGTATACGACACAATGGTTCGTATGGCACAGGATTTCAACTTCCGCCACATGTTGATCGACGGTCACGGTAACTTTGGTTCGGTCGATGGAGATGCAGCGGCAGCGATGCGTTACACAGAAGCGCGTATGTCTAAGATCGCCATGGAAATGGTACGTGACATCAACAAAGACACGATCGGATACAAAGATAACTATGATGGATCTGAACAAGAACCGGTTGTATTACCTGCTCGTTTCCCGAACTTGCTCGTTAACGGTGCTGCGGGGATCGCGGTTGGTATGGCGACGAACATTCCGCCGCATCAATTAGGTGAAGTGATCGACGGTATTTTAGCAGTGAGTGAAAATCCGGATATCACGATTCCTGAACTGATGGAAATTATCCCAGGCCCAGACTTTCCGACGGCAGGTGAAATTCTAGGACGTGAAGGAATTCGAAAAGCTTACACAACTGGAAGAGGCTCTATCATTATCCGCGCAAAAGCAGAAATCGAAGAGATGCCTAGCGGAAAACAAGCGATTATCGTAACGGAACTTCCTTATCAAGTTAACAAAGCACGTTTGATCGAAAAGATCGCTGAGCTCGTTCGTGATAAAAAGATCGAGGGTATCACAGATCTTCGTGATGAATCTGACCGTAACGGTATGCGTATCGTAATGGAGATACGCCGTGATGCGAATGCCAATGTTATTTTAAACAATTTATATAAACAGACAGCTCTACAAACAAGCTTTGGTATTAACATGCTTGCACTTGTTGATGGACATCCAAAAGTTCTTAACATTAAAGAATGTTTGTATCATTATTTGAAGCATCAGCAAGTCATCATCCGTCGCCGTACGGAATTTGATCTTAAAAAGGCAGAAGCAAGAGCTCATATCTTAGAAGGTCTCCGTATCGCACTGGATCACCTAGATGAAGTTATCGCACTTATCCGTGGATCAAGAACAACAGACCTTGCGCGTGAAGGCTTAATGGAAAAGTTTGATCTAAGCTACGAGCAATCTCAAGCGATCTTAGATATGCGATTGCAGCGCTTAACAGGTTTAGAGCGAGACAAGATCGAGAACGAATACAACGATCTTGTTGCTTTGATTACAGAATTGAGAGCGATTCTTGCAGATGAACAAAGAATTCTTGAGATCATTCGTACAGAGCTTATCGAGATTAAAGAGAAGTACGACAACCCTAGACGTACGATCATCTCTGTAGGATTTAATAGTATTGAGGACGAAGATCTGATTCCACGTTCAAACATCGTTATTACATTAACGAACAAAGGCTATATCAAGCGTCTTCCTATCTCTACTTACCGTTCACAGCGTCGTGGTGGTAAAGGAATCCAAGGAATGGGCACGAGTGAGGATGACTTTGTTGAACAGTTGTTTACGACAAATACGCACAACTATATTCTCTTCTTTACGAATAAAGGGAAGGCTTATAGGCTAAAAGGCTACGAGATTCCTGAATACGGAAGAACAGCAAAAGGTATTCCGATCATCAACTTGTTGCAGATCGAGCAAGGTGAAACGATCTCTGCTGTCATTCCTGTAGAAGATATGGAAAGTGATGAGATCTACCTGAACTTCATGACGAAGCAAGGAATCACAAAGCGCTCTCCGTTATCAGCTTATAGCAACATCCGTAAAGGTGGTCTTTTCGCGATCAACCTTCGTGAAGAAGATGAGCTGATGGGCGTTCGTTTAACAGATGGATCAAAAGATATCATCGTCGGAACGAAACAAGGGATGTCGATTCGTTATCAAGAGACAGACGTTCGATCAATGGGTAGAACAGCTACGGGTGTTAAAGCGATTACCCTTGGTGATGACGATGCGGTTGTAGGTATGGAAGTCTTAGATGAGACGCAAGACATTTTGATCGTTACAGACAGAGGTTACGGAAAACGTACACCTATGAGTGAATACCGTCTTCAATCACGAGGTGGTAAAGGGATCAAAACGGTAAACATCACGGAAAAGAATGGTCCGGTTGTTACGCTTAAGACTGTAACGGATGAAGAAGACCTCATGATCATTACGGCAAAAGGAATTATCATTCGTATGAACATCTCAGGCATCTCCCAAATGGGACGAAACACGCAAGGTGTTAGGTTGATGACCATGAATGATACAAATCATGTAGCAACAGTAGCTGTTGTAGAACGTGAAGAGGAAACGGATGAGTTGCTGGATGAGGAAGGTAACCCAATCATCACAGAAGGTGAAGAAGGTATAGCACCTGCTGAAGAAACAACAGCTCCTGAAACAGATACAAACGAAGAGAATAACGAATAATTTCTAAAAAGAGGAAAATGAATCTACATTTTCCTCTTTTTTATATGTAAAATAAAATTATGACCTTCCAAATAAAAGGAGCTTTTTTGTATGAAGATAAAAACGAGTCAAGCTAAGGCCGGGCAGATGCTGGTTCAGGATGTTTTCTCGATGACTAATCAGCCAATCGTCAATAAAAACACGAGATTGAATACCGAGCATCTGCGCGTTCTTACTCGTTTTCAAATCGATGAGATAGATGTGTTAAATGAATCAACGTCTGTTATGAATACAACTCAACGAATAAAAGATCCACTTAGTAATAGAAGTGAAGTGACAATTTCAGAAGAACAAATACATACCCAAAAGCCTGAAAAAGAAGAGCTTACTTTTCCAGCACTATATATGCAAACGGTAAAACGCTATAAACAATTGTTTACAAACTGGCAATCTGGCAGCACTGTCGATATGTTCGAAGTACGACAAAGTGTTTTACCTGTATTAGAGAAGGGCTCTAGTGTACCAAAAGAGATCTTATTGCTGCATCACTACGCTACAAGTGCTGATTATATGTATCACCATTCGATCTCTGTAGGCATCCTTAGCACGTTCCTGGCTAAAAAGTTAAACTTCTCTAGCGGAGATTGCATACAGATCGGTCTAGCCGGTGTGCTGTCCGATTGTGGCATGGCAAAAGTCCAGCCCACTTTATTAAAAAAGAGCGGGTCATTAACAACAGCTGAGTTTGATGAAGTAAAGAAACATACGATTCAAGGCTACAACATGCTGAAAAAAATTCCCTCTATTAAAGAAGGTGTACTTCTCGGTGTTCTTCAACATCACGAACGAACAGATGGATCAGGCTATCCCCTAAAAGTAAAAGGAAACAAGCTTCATCCATTCAGTAAAGTTCTAGCGGTTGCAGATGTTTACTTAGCCATGACGGCTGAGCGCCCTTACCGAAGCAAGCAATCTCCATTCAAGGTGCTTGAGATGATGATGAAGGATCAGTTTGGGAAATTTGATCATCAAGTAATGCAAGCCATGTTAGCCGGACTTTCCACTCTATCAGTAGGCAGCCGTGTTAGACTTACAAACTATGATATCGGTGAGATTGTATTTATAGAAGAAAGCCAACCGACCCGACCGATGATCAAATTAGAGGAAAGCGGCGATATCATCGCACTTAAAAATCGCAACGATCTATTTATAGAAGAGCTTCTATCCTAGGATAGAAGTTTTTTAAATTTAGGTATTGCCACGGGTTGGTAACCGTGGTAAACTAATCAAGCTGTCTTAGGAACAGCACATTACAAACTGTTAGCGCGATGAAATGTTTCACAATGAAATGTTTTTGAAAAAGTTTTAAAAAGCTATTGACTCTAGCGCTTCAGCGTGGTATATTATTAAAGTCGCCAAAACAAAACGGCGCACGAAACAAACAGTTCTTTGAAAACTGAACAAAAGAAATAGGTAAGGAATTAAGAATTAATTCCGTCAGTTTTAAAATCGAGCAAGACAAACACTTTTATGGAGAGTTTGATCCTGGCTCAGGATGAACGCTGGCGGCGTGCCTAATACATGCAAGTCGAGCGAATGATGAGGAGCTTGCTCCTCTGATTTAGCGG from Bacillus sp. E(2018) encodes the following:
- the gyrA gene encoding DNA gyrase subunit A — translated: MSEMERSRIKEINISTEMKASFMDYAMSVIVSRALPDVRDGLKPVHRRILYAMNDLGMTADKAYKKSARIVGEVIGKYHPHGDSAVYDTMVRMAQDFNFRHMLIDGHGNFGSVDGDAAAAMRYTEARMSKIAMEMVRDINKDTIGYKDNYDGSEQEPVVLPARFPNLLVNGAAGIAVGMATNIPPHQLGEVIDGILAVSENPDITIPELMEIIPGPDFPTAGEILGREGIRKAYTTGRGSIIIRAKAEIEEMPSGKQAIIVTELPYQVNKARLIEKIAELVRDKKIEGITDLRDESDRNGMRIVMEIRRDANANVILNNLYKQTALQTSFGINMLALVDGHPKVLNIKECLYHYLKHQQVIIRRRTEFDLKKAEARAHILEGLRIALDHLDEVIALIRGSRTTDLAREGLMEKFDLSYEQSQAILDMRLQRLTGLERDKIENEYNDLVALITELRAILADEQRILEIIRTELIEIKEKYDNPRRTIISVGFNSIEDEDLIPRSNIVITLTNKGYIKRLPISTYRSQRRGGKGIQGMGTSEDDFVEQLFTTNTHNYILFFTNKGKAYRLKGYEIPEYGRTAKGIPIINLLQIEQGETISAVIPVEDMESDEIYLNFMTKQGITKRSPLSAYSNIRKGGLFAINLREEDELMGVRLTDGSKDIIVGTKQGMSIRYQETDVRSMGRTATGVKAITLGDDDAVVGMEVLDETQDILIVTDRGYGKRTPMSEYRLQSRGGKGIKTVNITEKNGPVVTLKTVTDEEDLMIITAKGIIIRMNISGISQMGRNTQGVRLMTMNDTNHVATVAVVEREEETDELLDEEGNPIITEGEEGIAPAEETTAPETDTNEENNE
- a CDS encoding HD-GYP domain-containing protein, with translation MKIKTSQAKAGQMLVQDVFSMTNQPIVNKNTRLNTEHLRVLTRFQIDEIDVLNESTSVMNTTQRIKDPLSNRSEVTISEEQIHTQKPEKEELTFPALYMQTVKRYKQLFTNWQSGSTVDMFEVRQSVLPVLEKGSSVPKEILLLHHYATSADYMYHHSISVGILSTFLAKKLNFSSGDCIQIGLAGVLSDCGMAKVQPTLLKKSGSLTTAEFDEVKKHTIQGYNMLKKIPSIKEGVLLGVLQHHERTDGSGYPLKVKGNKLHPFSKVLAVADVYLAMTAERPYRSKQSPFKVLEMMMKDQFGKFDHQVMQAMLAGLSTLSVGSRVRLTNYDIGEIVFIEESQPTRPMIKLEESGDIIALKNRNDLFIEELLS